The following is a genomic window from Vibrio cyclitrophicus.
TCCCACTTCGGTGACACGAAGCGCACGAATATAAGACAGCATCTCCACACTTTTAAAACGTTGTTGAGTCAGTTCTTCATGTAAAGCATTAAGCTGAGATAGAAACGGCACATCGGTTTTACCACTAATAAATTCCTTTACTACCTTTATCATCTGTAGTGCTACACCATCAGAAGGGTTTTTTAGGTAACGTCGGAAATCCCTTTCAAGTGTTAAGTAACTTTGACTCAACTTTAAATCAGGGTTCTTATTTAATGAGCGTCGTGCGGTTTGTTCGCGCCAATGGTCGATCTTCATCGCCGTTGCCGTCGACGCTTCAGCTTCCCCCGAACGCTTGCCAAACTTAATGGCAGGGAGGTTATTGATGCTTAACCGTGACATCAGGTTTTCAACAGCATCATGCTGATAACCACTGACCAAAATACTGCCTGTTACTTGCTTATCTTTTGCAGATTCTTGATTTAACCGTTCAATGATGGCCGTGATCACCGTGGTTTTCCCTGTTCCCGGTGGCCCTTGAATAATGGCAATATCCGGCGTATTCAATGCAACCGAAATCGCCTCCTCTTGCATCATCGTAGGTGGATGTTTAGGGAAGATTTTCTCCTTCACAAAGGAAGTCAGTGCTTTAATTCGAGGCTTTTTATTTCGAGGTAATAATATGCCATCTTCTTCAATCAATGCGCCTAAATTTGGCATTGCGCTGGTACCATTTTGAATGTTCGCTCGTGCTGACATTCGGCGTTCGATTTGTACCTGATCACCCAGCATCGAATACACAAAAGTGTAGGCTCGTTCTGGGATGTCTTGAATATCAATAATCAATGTATCCGCGGTAACTTTTAAAACCTTAATGGGGTCGAACCCCATGCGATCTTTATTAATTCTTTTTTTCTTTTCTTGGGTTTTATTTAGAATATCGTCGCCATCACTCGACTTATCAACCGTATCCCACGGGGCTAACACAGGACTAATGCCTTTCTTTTTTTGATACTCAGTCAGCTTTTCAGTACTGTAATCACCCCAAGACAATTCCGGGTTAGCTAAGTAATTAGGGAGGTTATCGAGGTCGACCAACTCCAAATAATCCCCGGCTTTCAGTTGCTTCCTTAAATCCCTACCAACTGAAACCTCCAAACCCTTTTCTTTTGGATCGAAAAGACTGTTATCTGGCGTACATTCAATGATATCAACCTCGCGAGCCTTTTTGAGCAATGTCTCGCCTTCCAAGTCGCCATATTTATCCCAAACGTTTAGATAGCCTTGCTCTTTTTCAGACAGCTCCTTCATTTGTTGACTTGCCAATGTTTGTAGTCGTGCCACATTATCCATGTCAGTAAATTTCAGCTTAGCCCTGATCAACCTCACAGCAAAGCCTGGAGCCGAGTTAACACGTTGTACCAACTTTTTTGCCGCTAAAAAGTTAAAATCAATATTCTTTTGCTCGGTAATCGCTAACTGAAACCCTGAACCAAGTAACACCAGGTTGTGAACCAAGCTTTGTTGGTTACTAAGCCGTTCATCATAGGTAATCGACTCATCAATATCATCTGTCTGACTTTGTTGTTCAATTTTTAATAGCTCATGCACTCGATTCAATTCATCGAATGCAGCATTGCCTAACATTGCAGGTAGATAAAAATAGTCAGGGTCTAGATCATCTTGCAACAACTGGCAACCGCTTAACAAAGTGTCATTGACATCGGAAAAACTCTCCCCAAAATCGAGCTTAGCAGCTTGCCTCAAAATGACGCCATCTAAGGAAATATCCAGTTCACCAAAGTCAATCACTTCACCGTTAAAAAATGAGATACCAAGCTCTATGCCTTGCTCCCCTTCTTTTGAGGTACTTTCGCCCATCACCTGTATCAAGTTACTGTTACGTCTCGATAGTTGATGTACAATATCTTTTTCAATTCCCAGGTGGCGACACTCAATCGATGCCAGTTGCCCCTTGATAACCAACTGTAAACGCTGCGTGCGTGAACTTATCATCAAACGACCGATGTCTCCCACCGCTACGGGTAGCACTTTAGATAGAGGCTTAACCCAGACAAGATGATTAAACTCGATATTCAGTTTTTTTAAATCCACTACTTTCCCTGCCATTTCAGTTCAATCACTCGCGGTAAATCACTCTGCACATACAGTAAAATCCCCTGCTGTTCTAACTGTGTTAGCTCTATATGCCACTGACCAACTAATGGCTTAAAAACGCCCTGTGAATCAGTGATCGAGATAATATGCTGATCAGTAAGTTGACGAATAAACCAGTCCCCCTCTAATTGGTACAACTCCAATACCGCTTGGTCGTGACCATCAATTCTAAACTCTTGTAACACTCGCTCAGGTACGGTGATCGGCTCATTCTTAACGACATGGAGACTTTGCCAATTGCTTTTTCGCAACAGACTATCAGGTTGCCATTCATAACAGCTCAACTGGAAATAATTGGGGATAGGCTTCTTGCAATAAGGGCAATCTTGATTATTGTCAGGGTAATAACTCATATTACAGCCAGAGCAAGTAATCATCGCATCATGTGCCGCAGCTAATGCTTCAGGCCAGTGATGAACTGTCGGACGTTGCCATACGTTGACACGCCCTTCGGTAAATGTTTTCGCAAATAAGGTCTTGAGGACTGGTGTTAAGACTAATTCTCTCGGCAGGCCGCTCTTTGCTCGGTTAGAGTCATCCGTTAGGTCATCAATAAAAGGCAATAAACCCTGTTGAGCTTTGTCCTCAACCGTATCCTCACCTTCATCCCATCCCCCCTCATCATTGAGAGCTTCACCATCAAAAGGATCCACCATCGCCAGCATCTTAAACGCCAATATCGCAAAAGAGTAACAATCACTTTGTGGTCGGCAACCATCTTGTTTGGTTACTACTTCAGGTGCGCCATACCCTGGGGTGTAAACAATTGAACCACTCTTAGGGTTATCGAAGCGGATGTTATCAGCATCAATAAACCAAACATGATTAAACTGACGATCCGCAGAGAAAAATACATTTTCAGGAGAGATGTCCCCATAAAGCAACCCCACATTGTGCAGTTTTGATAACTCAGTAGCAGTCTGCATCAATATCGCTAAACGTTGTTTCGTCCCTCCTGTTTGTGCGTAATGCATTAGAGGGTAACTGACCTCGATAGGTAACTCGCTATTTAGCCAACTTGGTATTTTATTCTTTTTTTCTTTAGGTATTTTATGATTCAAAAGGGCTTGAACAGGATCCATATCTTGTATCATCTGCATCACGTAACCCGCCTGATCTTTTAGCATGAACAAAGGCTTCGCAATGTTGAACTCTGGATGAATCGGATATAGCGATAACTTCGACAGCTTGTTTTTATACGCCTCTTTTTCTTCTGTTTTAGTGACCACTTGATTGTCTTTTAAAAGGCACTTCACGACGAGTTCGGGGTCGGTGGTACGAAATACGACACCTTGACCACCACGGCCCAACTCCTTTGTTAGCTCGTGCTGCTGACTCAATTCATCCTGTAAAATAGGGGTAAGTAGCCCAAAGTGTTCCAAACTTTGCTTTTCCTTCTTCACGACGCCTCCTTGACCATCATCGCGACCAACGTTTTGTCATCACTGTGCCTTGGTACTGGCCAATGTTGTAGCCATTGTTTTATATCAACGATTATCTGTTGCTCTGTCAAAGGCTGATACTGAATGTATAATTGCTTAAAAAAAGCGGCCTGCTGCCCCAACTCCAAATCATCCGCAATTCCATCACTACACAGAAAAAAACCCCGACATACATT
Proteins encoded in this region:
- a CDS encoding DEAD/DEAH box helicase, with protein sequence MDLKKLNIEFNHLVWVKPLSKVLPVAVGDIGRLMISSRTQRLQLVIKGQLASIECRHLGIEKDIVHQLSRRNSNLIQVMGESTSKEGEQGIELGISFFNGEVIDFGELDISLDGVILRQAAKLDFGESFSDVNDTLLSGCQLLQDDLDPDYFYLPAMLGNAAFDELNRVHELLKIEQQSQTDDIDESITYDERLSNQQSLVHNLVLLGSGFQLAITEQKNIDFNFLAAKKLVQRVNSAPGFAVRLIRAKLKFTDMDNVARLQTLASQQMKELSEKEQGYLNVWDKYGDLEGETLLKKAREVDIIECTPDNSLFDPKEKGLEVSVGRDLRKQLKAGDYLELVDLDNLPNYLANPELSWGDYSTEKLTEYQKKKGISPVLAPWDTVDKSSDGDDILNKTQEKKKRINKDRMGFDPIKVLKVTADTLIIDIQDIPERAYTFVYSMLGDQVQIERRMSARANIQNGTSAMPNLGALIEEDGILLPRNKKPRIKALTSFVKEKIFPKHPPTMMQEEAISVALNTPDIAIIQGPPGTGKTTVITAIIERLNQESAKDKQVTGSILVSGYQHDAVENLMSRLSINNLPAIKFGKRSGEAEASTATAMKIDHWREQTARRSLNKNPDLKLSQSYLTLERDFRRYLKNPSDGVALQMIKVVKEFISGKTDVPFLSQLNALHEELTQQRFKSVEMLSYIRALRVTEVGFKDDGCARAAMLKTKLQPFFETGDKVQRETLELLTLASIWNPSEPLSFLAELKQIKRDLLTRYAPVVQLKTPKVRKDVTQCIKRCLEWIPLNDNRITEQNQVISEYLAYLEGNSKEVHDTIAEYNVVYGATTQQAEGIAIRKAKIEGKGLMRYDTIIVDEAARTSPRDLMIPMVQAENRIILVGDHRQLPHMVDETVINKMKEMEAAQEGGQSIEEAHLKHSMFQYLFSRLQQLEKQDGINRTITLDAQFRSHPLLGQFASEQFYQRYGEAYQSPLPATLFDQQLQGIEGKAALWLDVPYSEQSKERRNSAKSRYRKLEAEKIAEQLKRWIDSDQGKALSFGVISFYKAQVQEIFKALAQYGITEQIETENSKDWVISQDYAMLHDQQGRPLEERLRIGTVDSFQGMEFDVVLLSMVRTLSTKEVMRKHIESPKDQQSVFGHLMSKNRLCVSMTRQKKALVVVGDAALVQTALAEQAIPELQAYHQLCCSDELGGML
- a CDS encoding protein kinase domain-containing protein; the encoded protein is MKKEKQSLEHFGLLTPILQDELSQQHELTKELGRGGQGVVFRTTDPELVVKCLLKDNQVVTKTEEKEAYKNKLSKLSLYPIHPEFNIAKPLFMLKDQAGYVMQMIQDMDPVQALLNHKIPKEKKNKIPSWLNSELPIEVSYPLMHYAQTGGTKQRLAILMQTATELSKLHNVGLLYGDISPENVFFSADRQFNHVWFIDADNIRFDNPKSGSIVYTPGYGAPEVVTKQDGCRPQSDCYSFAILAFKMLAMVDPFDGEALNDEGGWDEGEDTVEDKAQQGLLPFIDDLTDDSNRAKSGLPRELVLTPVLKTLFAKTFTEGRVNVWQRPTVHHWPEALAAAHDAMITCSGCNMSYYPDNNQDCPYCKKPIPNYFQLSCYEWQPDSLLRKSNWQSLHVVKNEPITVPERVLQEFRIDGHDQAVLELYQLEGDWFIRQLTDQHIISITDSQGVFKPLVGQWHIELTQLEQQGILLYVQSDLPRVIELKWQGK